Below is a genomic region from Kwoniella shivajii chromosome 10, complete sequence.
aaatgaagttgaaatgaAGTCAAAATGGTTTGTACTATACATAGATGTTTAATAACTGTTTTAATCTGTCACCTAATATGTATCACGTGTAGtgaaatcaccttcagtcATTGAATGAGTATGCGACGAGACAAACCCGGTAGAAGCAGAATATACGGTGTATGATATAATCCAGAGAgcaaatgatcaaaatgcATCCAATCTACCTTAAAATGTACACCTAATCTTGGGATTTCAGGCCATTACATTGCCCTAAGCGGTCTCAGCCTCTTTAGCGGCTTCAGTAGCTGTAATTGAAGGAGCGACAGCTTCTACTGAATTAGCTACTACGGGTCTCATAGCTGGGAACAAGAGGACTTCTTTAATGTTTGCTGAATCAGTCAAGAACATTACTAATCTGTCGATACCGAGACCCCAACCACCAGTAGGGGGGAGACCGTATTCGAGGCTACGCAAGTGGTGACGAAGTCAGCAAAGTTGAGGAAAAGACGATGTATGAATGATCATGCTTTATATCCATGCTTCACCCCTTCGAATTGGATTGAACCTTCATTGAAAAGACAAGTTTACTCACGCATCCAAGAAAGTCTCATCGACGCCttgagcttcatcatcacctgctTCCTTCTGTCTTACTTGTTCCTcgaatcttgatctttgatcgAACGGATCGTTCAACTCAGTGTAAGCATTACAGATTTCTTTTGTGCACATGAACGCTTCGAATCTTTCACATAATCCAGGTCTGGATCTGTGATATTTAGCAAGGGGTGACATGACTTGGGGATGTCCAACGATGAACGAAGGGTTGACACATTGGTTTTCGATAAATTCTCCAACGAGCTAGAATAGTGAGAGGATGATTAGTGTCGTgaaacaatatcaaaatgTATATAAGCCTatgaactcactttgtcGAGCAACCGAGCGTTGGTCTTTGGTTCAGCGCAATCGACGTTGTGCTATTACAGTCAAATATTTTGTCAGACTTTCACATTTTATTCTAGCCTGAGATCAAAAAACATGATCACCTACTTTCTCGCATAAATCTCTCAAGAATTTATTGGCATTGTCATCGTGTAAAGTTTCTCCAGGAGGGAATTTAACGTTTAGTTGAGATTCCAGTTCACCGATCATATCGAATCTTTTCCAAGGAGTAGTGAAGTCTACTTCATATGATTTTTTgccttcacctttaccttgaGGATGGAAAGTGACTTTATTCGTTCCATATAAATATTGAACTAGACCAGTGATCATGGATTCTGTCATATCCATTAAATCGTACATGTCCGCATAAGCCATATAGAATTCACAAATTGAGAATTCGGGATTATGTGTCATGTCGATTTGTTCATTCCTGAATACTCTTCCAATTTCAAATACTCGATCTAATCCACCAACAACTAATTCCTTCAAATAAAGTTCAGGTGCAATTCGCATGAATAAATCAAGTTTGAGATCGTTGTGATGTGTTACGAATGGTTTAGCTGTAGCTCCACCTGCTATCATTGACATCATAGGTGTTTCGACCTGTCAAGTGGGAAAGTGATCAGCCCGTGCCCTCATACAAAATGTGATTTAGGAGTGCCAATAGTGAAGGGGagaatctcactcacctcgagGAAACCCAGATTGTCCAAGAACTTTCTGATATAATTGACAACTTTGGATCTTGTAATGAAAACATCTCTTGTGGATTGATTCATGATTAAATCCAAATACctctttctatatctactttCAGTATCTACCACACCTTCTCTACCAGGTAATTGATGTAAACAAGGTGAGAGTAATTGTATGGAAGAGATTAAGAGTGAAAGTTCACCCATTTTAGTTCGAGATGGAATACCAGTAACACCGATTATATCACCTCTTCGGATCAATGAgtgggatgagatgaattCTTCTATTGAAGATGCGTTTCTATTGATTCGGTAGACATGGAATCAGTGTAAATTTTATTCGCAGACGCAAATTCACTTGAAAAACATGGACAAGGTTAGAGTGATGATCACTTACTGCGCTTGAGCCAAGACTTGGATCTTCTCACCGTCGGCTTTCAAATCGTAGAAAATGAGcttggaagatgattctcGGATGGTGTGAACTCGACCAGCGAGCGAGATCTGTGGTCCAACGCAAGACTTCATTAGCAGACTACCCGGACAGGCAGATGAATGTACGAGGACAAGAGAGGTGAATCCTGAGCTCTGTTACTTGCTTTTCGCTACGGATATTCCTCCCGAGACAACTCGCAAGATTCACACTTACAGGCTTAGCGTCAGAGACAGTGGTTCCCTTCTCGATCTTTCCTTCAGCTCCCCATTCTTTGATGTAGAGGGGGACAGATTGAGTGACATGGAATTTGTGAGGATAAGGATTAGGTAATTGTGATTTTCTAAGAGCTTGAATCTCTTtgattctcatctctctGAAAGCCTGTTGAACAGATTATCAGCTATGCCACCTCCTACTTCCTTGAGCTGAACGGGAGATAAATGAGGGATAGTAGACACTTTTGGGATGTCTGGGGAGAACGAAACTTACACCTGCATCCATCTCTGCCTCTGCAGTAGCTTTAGAAGGTCCCTTTTCGACTTTAGCTACTGGTGTAGGTTTGGaagcttctttttcagctttagtagctgctcttgctctttccttttgTCTTCGCTTGAGCTCGCTACGCATAGACACGGATCGCATCAGAATTAAAATAATCTCACTTCCTACGGATATGTATAAATCACAACTTACGACTTGGAAATCATTTCACCGGTCACTTCATCTTTATGAAGATTAGCTTCTACAGGAGCGGACATTTTGAGATTTCTGATTTGTTGATATCGCTGACAAAGTAGATAAGGTGAGAATGATACGTATCGAGTTGAATCAGTAGATGCTTGAAATGTACGTGTTGACCTGACTAAAGAACGAGTCAGAGCTCTGAGCATACAGCGAGTTGAAGTATGAGATTCAAGTTTGATACGAATCAAAGTAAACCAAGATCTTTACTCtttttcctctccttctgACCAAAAATCGAGTTATAAGATTACAGCTGAAGGTCAAATCCATAACCAAACTGAACTTGCCATGACGTGGCATTATGCTTTGTGCCCAATGTATATTACGTAAATACTGCCAAAACGGTGTGAAGGAGGAGTGATAAGCGACATCTTTCCTCTCTCGTTCGTGGGCTTTTTATGGGAATTGTCTTTTGACTTTCGAGCAAGTTTCCAGCAAGGATAATCATTTACATATATACCTGTACTCGACTGGTTCATACACATTGCACCGAGATGTCGTTCAATATATTCACCCAGCCGATACGATCAATACTGTCATCATCCTCCAGACTCTTCACCAATACTTCAACGGCTTCATCGTCTAGAGcagcatcttctttcgctcaTTTGGGTGATTTACAACCCGCACAAGGATCTACCCATTCCGTATGTTCTCATTTTGGCCAATTTGCACCTGACGAGATACTATTATAGCTGACAAAATCTGATCTTACGTGTTATAGGAAAAACGATATGGTAGAGGTCCAGGTTCACAAAGAGGTGGTACTTCAGGTAGAGGACATAAAGGTCAAAAAGCAAGAAATGGTAAAGGTGTCAGATTAGGCTTTGAAGGTGGTCAAACTCCTTTACATAGAAAAGTACCCAAGAGAGGATTCATCAACTTGTGAGTTCGTTTCTTCAAAGTGATACCTCAGTTTCACGTTCCTTTGATTCGAACAGAATTACCTCAATCTCACGTTCTTGTGATTCGAACAGAATATTGAATATTTACTGATTACATGTAAATGTTTTTGATACATAGCACATCGAAGACATACGCACCTTTATCGATTTCAACGCTACAATCGTTTTTGTCATTGGGTAGAATTGATCCATCAGAAACAATAACAATAGGATCAATCGTTCGATCAAATGCAGTACATGGATTATCTGGATATTCAGGAATCAAATTATTAGGTGATATTAATCCGGAATTACCTTTACCAGCGTTAAATTTAGAATTATCAAGATATTCTAAATctgctgctgaagctatTATATCTGCTGGTGGTTCACTTTCAGCTGTGTATCATAATAATTTgggattgagaaaagaaatattCCCTGATAAATTCGTCGGAAGGGTTATTAAAGATGCTAAACCTACTAGGAAAACTGATATCTGTGAGTTTACACTCTATACTTCTTGCTTCTTGGTTGAACTCCAGATGCAACCCGTCAATTTGTTACCGGACTTGTGTTGATGATACTGCAACGTCGTAGTATACTACACAAACCCCAAGAAATACGGTTACTTGGCCGAAACGATCCCCTCCTCTGCTCGAAAGATGACGCCTTCAGAATGGACAGAAGGGAAACCTGTGGAAGCTCAACTATAGTGAACTGATCCATCGTAATACTATGCATATTACCAGGAAGTTTCATGTCATCCGGACTTTTTTTACATTTCCAGTCGAATACATTGAGTGACATTATCGCCTGTAATCGCGATCATCCCTTTAGTGACA
It encodes:
- a CDS encoding lysine-tRNA ligase, with amino-acid sequence MSAPVEANLHKDEVTGEMISKSELKRRQKERARAATKAEKEASKPTPVAKVEKGPSKATAEAEMDAGAFREMRIKEIQALRKSQLPNPYPHKFHVTQSVPLYIKEWGAEGKIEKGTTVSDAKPISLAGRVHTIRESSSKLIFYDLKADGEKIQVLAQAQNASSIEEFISSHSLIRRGDIIGVTGIPSRTKMGELSLLISSIQLLSPCLHQLPGREGVVDTESRYRKRYLDLIMNQSTRDVFITRSKVVNYIRKFLDNLGFLEVETPMMSMIAGGATAKPFVTHHNDLKLDLFMRIAPELYLKELVVGGLDRVFEIGRVFRNEQIDMTHNPEFSICEFYMAYADMYDLMDMTESMITGLVQYLYGTNKVTFHPQGKGEGKKSYEVDFTTPWKRFDMIGELESQLNVKFPPGETLHDDNANKFLRDLCEKHNVDCAEPKTNARLLDKLVGEFIENQCVNPSFIVGHPQVMSPLAKYHRSRPGLCERFEAFMCTKEICNAYTELNDPFDQRSRFEEQVRQKEAGDDEAQGVDETFLDALEYGLPPTGGWGLGIDRLVMFLTDSANIKEVLLFPAMRPVVANSVEAVAPSITATEAAKEAETA
- a CDS encoding ribosomal protein L15, giving the protein MSFNIFTQPIRSILSSSSRLFTNTSTASSSRAASSFAHLGDLQPAQGSTHSEKRYGRGPGSQRGGTSGRGHKGQKARNGKGVRLGFEGGQTPLHRKVPKRGFINFTSKTYAPLSISTLQSFLSLGRIDPSETITIGSIVRSNAVHGLSGYSGIKLLGDINPELPLPALNLELSRYSKSAAEAIISAGGSLSAVYHNNLGLRKEIFPDKFVGRVIKDAKPTRKTDILYYTNPKKYGYLAETIPSSARKMTPSEWTEGKPVEAQL